Proteins encoded within one genomic window of Cellulomonas xiejunii:
- a CDS encoding fibronectin type III domain-containing protein — MRRAAVTAVTLLVVLAAASCTSDAAMDEEQTFEDFCEAVYNVQPVTAEATPDGVQLTWSAGASAIEPRAYVVYRRPAGTTEWQRLEEVSFSNADDDLTYLDTRPAEQPDVAYEYTVTTIEPDCGGESELCPEGECDPPPAATPRQS; from the coding sequence ATGCGACGGGCAGCCGTCACGGCGGTCACGCTGCTGGTGGTGCTCGCGGCAGCCTCGTGCACGTCCGACGCGGCGATGGACGAGGAGCAGACCTTCGAGGACTTCTGCGAAGCCGTCTACAACGTCCAGCCGGTCACCGCCGAGGCGACACCGGACGGCGTGCAGCTGACGTGGTCCGCGGGTGCGTCCGCCATCGAACCCCGCGCCTACGTGGTCTACCGGCGGCCCGCCGGCACCACGGAGTGGCAGCGGCTGGAGGAGGTCTCGTTCTCCAACGCCGACGACGACCTGACCTACCTCGACACGCGACCCGCGGAGCAGCCCGACGTCGCGTACGAGTACACCGTCACGACGATCGAACCGGACTGCGGTGGCGAGAGCGAGCTCTGCCCCGAGGGC
- a CDS encoding acetyl-CoA C-acetyltransferase translates to MPEAYVVATARSPIGRAFKGSLRSMRPDDLAAAMVRAALDQVPALDPTRVDDLLLGCGLPGGEQGMNMARVVAVLLGLDTVPGTTVNRYCSSSLQTTRMAFHAIKAGEGDVFVSAGVESVSHAARGSSDFIPGEDLTNPVFAEAVERTARSAKGGSTWRDPREDGELPDVYVAMGQTAENVAQRTGTTRRDQDEYATSSQNRAEAALTSGFWERDITPVTLADGTVVSRDDGPRAGVTVEALAALDPVFRPDGTVTAGNCCPLNDGAAALVVVSDRVVDELGLTPLARIVSTGVSALSPELMGLGPVEASRRALALAGLSIGDIDLVELNEAFAAQVLPSARELGVDLDRLNVHGGAIAVGHPFGMTGARITSTLLHGLQERDGTLGLETMCVGGGQGMAMVLERVG, encoded by the coding sequence ATGCCCGAGGCCTACGTCGTCGCCACCGCCCGCTCACCCATCGGCCGTGCGTTCAAGGGCTCGCTGCGCTCGATGCGCCCCGACGACCTCGCCGCCGCGATGGTCCGCGCTGCGCTCGACCAGGTGCCGGCGCTCGACCCGACGCGCGTCGACGACCTGCTGCTCGGCTGCGGGCTGCCCGGCGGCGAGCAGGGGATGAACATGGCGCGGGTCGTCGCGGTGCTGCTCGGGCTGGACACCGTGCCCGGCACGACCGTGAACCGGTACTGCTCGTCGAGCCTGCAGACCACGCGCATGGCGTTCCACGCGATCAAGGCCGGCGAGGGCGACGTGTTCGTCTCTGCCGGCGTCGAGTCGGTCAGCCACGCGGCGCGCGGGTCGAGCGACTTCATCCCCGGCGAGGACCTGACCAACCCGGTGTTCGCGGAGGCCGTCGAGCGCACGGCCCGGTCCGCGAAGGGCGGCAGCACGTGGCGCGACCCGCGCGAGGACGGCGAGCTGCCCGACGTCTACGTCGCGATGGGCCAGACCGCCGAGAACGTGGCGCAGCGCACGGGCACGACCCGCCGCGACCAGGACGAGTACGCCACGTCGAGCCAGAACCGTGCGGAGGCCGCGCTCACGAGCGGCTTCTGGGAGCGGGACATCACGCCGGTCACGCTCGCGGACGGCACGGTCGTGTCGCGCGACGACGGTCCTCGCGCGGGGGTCACGGTCGAGGCGCTCGCCGCCCTGGACCCCGTGTTCCGGCCCGACGGCACCGTCACCGCCGGCAACTGCTGCCCGCTCAACGACGGCGCGGCGGCCCTCGTCGTGGTCAGCGACCGCGTCGTCGACGAGCTCGGCCTGACGCCGCTCGCGCGCATCGTCTCGACGGGCGTGAGCGCGCTGTCACCCGAGCTCATGGGTCTCGGGCCGGTCGAGGCCAGCCGACGGGCGCTCGCGCTCGCGGGCCTGTCGATCGGCGACATCGACCTCGTCGAGCTCAACGAGGCGTTCGCCGCGCAGGTCCTGCCGTCCGCGCGCGAGCTCGGCGTCGACCTCGACCGGCTCAACGTGCACGGCGGCGCCATCGCGGTCGGCCACCCGTTCGGCATGACCGGCGCCCGGATCACGAGCACGCTGCTGCACGGCCTCCAGGAGCGCGACGGGACCCTCGGGCTCGAGACCATGTGCGTCGGCGGGGGGCAGGGGATGGCGATGGTGCTGGAGCGGGTGGGCTGA
- a CDS encoding acyl-CoA dehydrogenase family protein, which translates to MTDTATTDHAATDRTADRPAAAGSAATDAGAYLVPGTDRLAADFYGFQDELTPVELEASLRLRDFMEREVRPIAADYWDRAEFPTQIIPGLADLGMFGAMWPETQRFENSAVWRGWAALELGRVDPSTATFVGVQSGLAMSSIAIGGSPEQRAQWLPPMGRGELIGAFGLTEPLSGSDSSKGLRTTAERHGDTWVLNGAKRWIGNATFADVVVIWARDVADHQVKGFLVRRGTPGFTTTKIERKQALRIVQNADITIDGVRVDEADRLPSIHSFREVALVLRLTRAEVAWQAVGVQVGAYEAAVRYAGERQQFGRPLASFQLVQDRLAQCLGNITACIALCLQASRMQDQGRQGDEHAALAKGYATTRMRETVAWCRELLGGNGIVLDHGVAKFFADAEAVYSFEGTRDMNNLIVGRAITGVGAFV; encoded by the coding sequence ATGACCGACACCGCCACGACGGACCACGCCGCCACGGACCGCACCGCCGACCGTCCGGCCGCCGCCGGGAGCGCCGCGACCGACGCCGGCGCATACCTCGTCCCCGGCACCGACCGGCTCGCCGCCGACTTCTACGGCTTCCAGGACGAGCTCACGCCCGTCGAGCTCGAGGCGTCGCTGCGCCTGCGCGACTTCATGGAGCGCGAGGTCCGGCCCATCGCCGCCGACTACTGGGACCGCGCCGAGTTCCCGACGCAGATCATCCCCGGGCTCGCCGACCTCGGGATGTTCGGCGCGATGTGGCCCGAGACGCAGCGGTTCGAGAACAGCGCCGTGTGGCGCGGCTGGGCGGCGCTCGAGCTCGGGCGGGTCGACCCGTCGACGGCGACGTTCGTCGGCGTGCAGAGCGGCCTGGCGATGAGCTCGATCGCGATCGGCGGCTCGCCCGAGCAGCGCGCGCAGTGGCTGCCACCCATGGGTCGCGGCGAGCTCATCGGCGCGTTCGGCCTGACCGAGCCGCTGTCCGGCTCCGACTCATCGAAGGGCCTGCGCACGACCGCCGAGCGCCACGGCGACACGTGGGTGCTCAACGGCGCCAAGCGGTGGATCGGCAACGCGACGTTCGCCGACGTCGTCGTCATCTGGGCGCGCGACGTCGCCGACCACCAGGTCAAGGGCTTCCTCGTGCGCCGCGGGACCCCCGGGTTCACGACCACCAAGATCGAGCGCAAGCAGGCGCTGCGGATCGTGCAGAACGCCGACATCACGATCGACGGCGTCCGTGTCGACGAGGCCGACCGGCTGCCGAGCATCCACTCGTTCCGCGAGGTCGCGCTCGTGCTCCGGCTCACGCGCGCCGAGGTCGCCTGGCAGGCCGTGGGCGTGCAGGTCGGCGCGTACGAGGCGGCGGTGCGGTACGCGGGGGAGCGTCAGCAGTTCGGCCGGCCGCTGGCGTCGTTCCAGCTCGTGCAGGACCGCCTCGCGCAGTGCCTCGGGAACATCACCGCGTGCATCGCGCTGTGCCTGCAGGCGTCGCGGATGCAGGACCAGGGCCGCCAGGGCGACGAGCACGCGGCGCTCGCCAAGGGGTACGCGACGACCCGCATGCGCGAGACGGTCGCGTGGTGCCGCGAGCTGCTCGGCGGCAACGGCATCGTGCTTGACCACGGGGTCGCCAAGTTCTTCGCCGACGCGGAGGCCGTCTACTCCTTCGAGGGCACACGCGACATGAACAACCTCATCGTCGGGCGCGCGATCACCGGGGTCGGCGCGTTCGTCTGA
- a CDS encoding QsdR family transcriptional regulator gives MTVPTHRSSLARVGTAVAPSRLSQRLEDGTHEDAVRAFRIARETFIAGERIDMGGLATRLGVDRTSLFRWVGNRDALLSEVLWSLAVPTLEQADAATHGRSGGDRVVAILTSFAHDLITADYFRSFLRREPARALRLLTTNDSEIQRRYVAVVEQLVREELGDRPFGRDIAPADLAYLLVRVSESFTYADLITGDAPSAERARAAFDLVLRPEEPR, from the coding sequence ATGACGGTCCCCACGCACCGGAGCTCGCTCGCGCGGGTCGGCACCGCGGTCGCGCCGTCCCGGCTGTCCCAGCGCCTCGAGGACGGCACGCACGAGGACGCCGTCCGGGCGTTCCGCATCGCACGCGAGACGTTCATCGCCGGCGAGCGCATCGACATGGGCGGGCTCGCGACCCGCTTGGGCGTCGACCGCACCTCGCTGTTCCGCTGGGTCGGCAACCGCGACGCGCTGCTGTCCGAGGTGCTGTGGTCGCTCGCCGTCCCGACGCTCGAGCAGGCCGACGCCGCGACCCACGGGCGTTCCGGCGGCGACCGGGTCGTCGCGATCCTCACCTCGTTCGCGCACGACCTCATCACCGCCGACTACTTCCGGTCGTTCCTGCGCCGGGAGCCCGCACGGGCCCTGCGGCTGCTCACGACGAACGACAGCGAGATCCAGCGCCGGTACGTCGCCGTCGTCGAGCAGCTGGTCCGCGAGGAGCTCGGCGACCGGCCGTTCGGGCGCGACATCGCTCCGGCCGACCTCGCCTACCTGCTCGTGCGGGTCTCGGAGTCCTTCACGTACGCCGACCTGATCACGGGCGACGCGCCGAGCGCCGAGCGCGCCCGCGCCGCGTTCGACCTCGTCCTGCGCCCCGAGGAGCCCCGATGA